From the genome of Bubalus kerabau isolate K-KA32 ecotype Philippines breed swamp buffalo chromosome 13, PCC_UOA_SB_1v2, whole genome shotgun sequence:
ATTGAGGATATCAGAAATTTGGGAAGGGGAGGAACTAGGGGTCCTTGAGCCCACAAGAGAGTAGGGTACAGGGActggagccatcagggaaccctGGAATAGGGGCACAGAGGGACCTGGAGGCCCTGAAACTTGCTGCCGAGGGGGGAATCAGGTCACCCCACAATGGGCAGAAAGACCCTTCACAATGTCCTTGTGCCTGTAAGGCTGTGCCCTCGAAATGGGAAGAAATTCACGGATGTGCTGAAGTCCAGGCGAGCCCAGGGGGAGGGTGGGCCTCCAAACCCCCACCCTTGGCTGCCACTCTAGCCAACCTCAGCTGGTTCTGGAAGCATCTCCCCGTGCCCGCTGTGCACACACGGGGAACATTTCCGTCCCGCTGGTCTCTCACCGTCCCTGTCTCAGCCACAAAGTTCCCCCCTCGTGGTTTCCTAAGCACCAGAGAATTCCACAAAACAAACACGTGGTACTCAGGGGCTTCTGTGGCTGCAAGAGACCGCAGCGCACGCCTCCACACGTGGGGCCAACTCCACATGAGATAACTCCTGGGAGCCATCTGAGCTGTGGGAGGGATGACTGGAGAGCTGGGTAAGTGTCCCCGGGTAGCTGACCCTCCTCCCACCATGGTTCTCAGGGCAAACATTTTGCTAATCCATCAGGGCTCCTTCCTGCCAGCACACAGGCAGCTGCCACCAGCCACCCCAGAGGATAACTAGGATCCCCCAGGCCACAGACCCTGCTGATGGATGCTGACAGGACCCCTTCCAACAAACATCTGCCTGATGGGTGAATCTGTGAATCGGATGTGTGGGtttcaaaaaaccccaaaccttaCTCGTATGGTGTCCTTGGGAGGGCTGGCCCCGCCCTGAGGCCCTCCCTCTGTGCCTGACACGTGTGTTCAGACCCTAAGAACATGGTAAGGCACGTTAACAtggttgtggttgttcagttgctcagttgtgtcaaattctttgcaaccccatggactgtagcatgccaggctttcttgtccttcaccatctcctggagtttgctcaaactcatgtccattgagtcgatgatgacatccaaccatctcatcctctgtcatccccttcttctcctgccttctatctttcccagcattagggtctcttccagtgagtcggctcttcacatcaggtggctaaagtactggagcttcaccttcagcatcagtccttccaatgaatattcagggttgatatcctttatgattgactgcattgatttccttgatgtccaagggactccaaagagtcttctccagactacaattcaaaagcatcaattctttggtgctcagccttctttacggtccaactctcacatctgtacatgactactggaaaaaccgtagctttcaCTATACTGACCTTTATTAGCAAAgtgttatctctgctttttaatatggtgtccaggtttgtcatagcttttcttccaaggagcaagcatctttttatttcatggctgcagtgacttcactgtcctcagtgattttggagcccaagtaagtaaagtctgtcactgtttccattgtttccccatctatttgccatgaagtaatgggatgaatgccatgatctcagttttttgagtgctgagttttaagccagctttttcactctcctctttcacctcatcaagaggctctttagttcctcttcactttctgttataaggttggtatcatctgcatttctgaggttattgatatttctcccagaagtcttgattccagcttgtgcttcatccagctcagcatttctcatgatgtactctgcatataagttaaataagcaaggtgacaatatacagccttgatgtattcctttcccaatttggaaccagtctgttgttccatgtctggttctaactgttgcttcttgtcctggatacagatttctcaggaggcaggtaaggtgatctggtagtcccatctctttaagaattttccacagtttgttgttatccatgTTAACGTGCACACAGCTGCAAACATATGTCCATCCTCCTTAAGGATGTGGGGTCCCCACATTATTCAGTCACTGTCACTCCGCCCCTGTGAGCCTGGCTCCCTTCCCTCTTCACAGGACCCTGGACTCCTACAGTTTGGGATCACCTGCCCTTCAGAATCTACTCATTGCTTTTGCTCAATGTCAAGAATACCATCAAAAGGCTGAGACCATCACTTACTTACAAGGTGACTTGCCTTCCTGTACCAGATGATCACGTGTTACCACAAGTGCCGTTGAAAggatccaaccatgtcatcttcCTTAAAACAAGGAACCCGAGGCCTGGgggtggcagtgggggtgggggcgctggGCTGTGAGCTGCCATAGCTCCACCCTCACTGCTGACCCCACCGCCCACTGCCATCCACCAGCCCTGCAGTCCCGGCGCAGTCACCCATCTGCTCAGGAGCCGTGCGGGCCTAGGGATTGGGGCCACGTTCCAGGAGCCTCAGCTGCACAAACATCCAGCACCTTTGCCCTGGGGCCTTCTGACTCCTGTCATGTTCGCGCAGCAGGGCACACGGTCATGGTGCCTGCCACAGATCAGGCGGTCCAGACTGGCCCGACGTTGCCCAGGTCCTGCCACTTGGGGACACCAGTGCTAGGTCCCCTCACTGCAGGGAAGGGCGGCTTCTACTCAAAGCCTGGGGACTGCATGGATGCTGTCATCCAACTCCCAGCACAGGGCCCACGGGCCTGGGGAGCAGGCTGGGGCAGAGGGCTGGGGCCACGGGCAGGGCACAGTGGGGACACCTGCAAGTGAGTGTCAGAGGACCCCTGgctgcctccccctccctccccctccaggcTCTGCAAGAGAGACACAGCCCTGAGGAGGCGGGCTTGCGGAGGGGCGGGGGGTGCGGCCTGTACTTTATCCAGAGGCTTCCATCCTCCACCAGGGGGCTCCCAGGACAACACCTGGGTTGGGGCAATGCCTGGGCAGAAGGGCAGAGGCCAAGCGGTAGCTGTTCTCTCCCTGATAACACCCATAGGGGCTGCACTCAGAGCCTCCACAGCACAGGTTCAAGTGTGCTCAGGGGCAGCACcctgcctccccacccagggctggTCCCAGAGACCACAGTGAGAGGACACCACCACTCCCACCCCGGGAGACCCTTCCCAGGCCTCTGCTCACTGGGGTGAAAGTGCTTTCAGTAATTACTGCCTGAGATGATCAACAGCAAAGTTCACAGGAGGCTCCGAGTCCCCAAGACCCTCTCAgttgtgaattttaaaatggcCAATCTACCTCCCCCATGAATTAGCCTACATTTTTAAGGCAAGTTTCAGGTCTGAGAGAGCACAGGGCACTCCCCCCACAATGGGTCACCCCTTACCCCtgtgcccccaccctgcccctgggCACTGAGGTCCTTGGGGCCAGGCAGCCACCCTACTGGTCTCTCTCCCGTGCCTGACCCGCATCAGCAAACACGCCAACTGCCCACCCCTCTATAAGCTCCACAGAGCCTGTCTCCCCCGCAGAAGGTGCTCGGGTGCAGAGGAACAAGATGCTACCCCTGCTCTTCAGCTGAGGAAACAAGCTAAGGAAACCAATATAAACAGTGATGATAAAACTCACATTTATTAAGcaactactatgtgccaagcagcAAGGAGGCACCTACACGTCGGCCAAGGCACAGCCACACAGGCTGCGGAGACAGCggcaccccaacccccaccagtGACACCCAGAGCATGGTCTTGGCTCCCCAGCCGGAAACAGCAGTTCAGGGTAAGTCCTGGCCTATAGGTCAGCTGGCCAGGTACAGAGTCACTGGCTTTTCTTGGGGACACTGCCCACCTCCAGCTCAGACCCTCTGGCCAAATCATGTCCCCCATGGTTCTCACCTGGGTTGCACCTCCCCTCACACTATGCTTAGTCACTGCAAGCAAGACTACTGAGTGCATGACTGAGGCACCCCTAACCAGGCTGGCCCTTCTAGCCCCACCAGTTTTggtgcctgatgcgaagagccatctcattggaaaagatcttgatgctgggaaagactgaaggcaggcagagaaggcagcaacagaggataagatggttggatggcatcattgactcaacagacatgagcttgagcaaactccgggagatggtgaaggacagggaagtctggcatgctgcagtccacagggtcacaaaaagtcggacatgactgagccactgaacaacaccTGCTCTGCTCCCTGCAGACCACAGGCGGGACCACTGGTGACTCTCAACCTTTGAGACCCTTACTATCCCTACTCTTTGGTCCTCCCTATCTGATATGCCCCTGCCCCATGTGTCCTCCTTTAGGAGTTGAACTGCACCCCTCAAAATTACCTGGTCAAGTCCTAACTCCCAGTATCTGGGACCatggccttatttggaaataggggcCTTGGGAAAGTAATCAACTTATATTTGAGATCACATGGATtaatgtgttagctgctcagttgcgtctgactctgtgactccatggactgtagtccatcaggctcctctgtccatgggattctccaggcaaaaatactagagtgggttgccatccccttctccaggggatcttcctggcccaggattgaactcaggtctactgcattgctggcggattctttaccatctgagccaacagagaaggaTTAGGGCAGACCTTAAATCCCACACCTGGTGTCCTCATGAGACGAGGGAGATTGGACATAGACACATAGGAAGGGGGCcaggtgaagatggaggcagaggtcAGGATTATGCGTCTACAGGCCAAGGAGCTCCAAGGACCACCAGCAATCGCCAGAAACTCAAAGAAAAGCCTGGAACAGATCCTGCCTCAGAACCCCAGAAAAGAAGCAACACTGCCAACACCAAGACTTTGGATTTCCAGTCCTTGGAACTGTAAGAAAATCAATTGCAGCTGTTTTAAATGACCCTGTTTGTGGTAATCTGTTATGACGGCTGTAGGAAGTGACTACAACTGCCCGTCCCAAACGCTCGACTGATGGGACCAGGGTCACAGATGCTCCAGCACATGCTAGGCACTGACTGTGCTGGACACTGTGCCAGCCTGGGGACACAACAAGAACCGGTCAGCAACACAAAACTTGGGAGTCCAAGTGACATGTCAAAATGCTGGACTTACCACATAACTGCCAAGTGGGGCCTTGAAGGTTGAGTAGGAGTTTGCCTGGCAAGCTCCCATCCAAACATACTCTAAGGACAAGAGTGTACTCCCTGCTGTCTCACTACCAAGTAGGCTTCCAAGGAACCCCTGGCTTTTTCTCAACGCTCTGAGCATGAGCACATACTGTGGACACAGCTCATGAGTGCAGAACATGtatctctgatgccctctcagaATACCAGTAAGAGAGCCCTGCATATATGCATTGACAAAACACTAAGGTGACTATACAGACTGCTAGCCCTAAAAGGTCAAACCAGATGACAGCCTAAGCCGAAGACCCATCTCCAATGGTCAGCATGCAGACCTTCTGCCCTGCGATGCAGTCTCTCTTATCTGATGTTTGGGAGCAGTGCTCAAACACACACATCTGCCCAGAGACTTGCAAAGTGCAAACAACTGGATGAATGCTGACGCCAAGGCAGCTTTAGGAACAGTGACCATACTCGTCACACTTAGCTCCAAAAACCAGGGTCCTCAGAGCCCCTTGGGCTGCCAACATGCGCGTCTGGGTCACATGCTTGACTCTCTGTCCAACCAAGAGTCCGACATGGAGTGTCACTGTCAGGGCAGACCCTGGAGCTGCTGTCCAGGTGTGACTCCTGGCTCTACCGTGTACCAGTAGGCACTCAGCCTCCCTATACCTGtctcctgatctgtaaaatggggatgatagtaACTCAAGACATTAAACGAGTTGAGACCTGCAAAGCCCTTAGAATAAGGCCAGTAAGCACCCCATAAGGGTTAACCAAACAAATAAGAATGCTCTACTTTTAAACCTGTATTTCTCCTGCTTCTTAAGTCCTCTCTTCCCCAATTAGCATTTATGAGGCTCCTCGTTTGTCAAAACCAGTCACGGCAAAAGTCGTCTCAAACAGTCAAGAGGCTGAGAACAAGTCCACCAGGTCCCCGCAGGTCATCAAGGAAGAAGGGCCGCGGCCATCAAAGTGAATCCCTTCAGGGGAAAAACAGGCTCACAGAAACCAAGGCATACTGCAGAGGACTGCAGGTTAGAAAAGAAAGTAACATAGCTgttaaaaacatcaaaaaaattcCAGCGGGAATGACTAACACCCTGTTTCTTCTGAGCTTATCTTCTAAGGAAAAACAGTAGGAAAACTGAAATCTTCATTTTCACAGCTTAAGGCTTTGTTAAAGGTGCCCCCAAACCAACGGGAAGGTATCTCTAGAAAACCACAAGACCGAACTTAAAGAACGTGGGCAAGGCTGTAAAGCGAATGTGTAAAGTTTCTGTTAGGTGAGAGGCTGGCTAGGTGTCACGCTGAAAGACAATTTGACATGCGAATAAGGGCAGCAAGGTTTGGCCGGCAGGTCGGCCCCAGGGTGTAGCGCGCTCCTTGAAGGGCTGCGGGGCTGCTGGAACTGCGTCCCACTCTCTGGATGCGCCCCTTTGTGCCTCGGAGTGCCAGCACTTAAGGCGGCGGTAGGGGCCAGCTGCTGGGACCTATTCCTGTCGCCCCGTGCGCCCCTCGACCAGTCAAGGTGCGCGTAGGGGCCAGGGCCGCCCATCACGCAGCGCCACCGCTTTCGCCAGCGAAGCGGATCCCCTGTGCGCGCGGGATGGCCGGCGGACACCACTCGGTGGGCGCCTGGTCCCACCGCCCTGCACCCCtacccacggactgtggccccaAAGATGGTGAGTCACCACTGTGCCCGCGCAGCCCGCAATCGATCCCGGGTTGGATCCAAGGATACCATCCCGCGAGCAGCATCTTTCGGACACCACCCTTTGGGCAGTCTGTTCCGCCACCCTGCGCCCCTGCCCGCGGCCCCTGGTCTCGAAAGCGGCGGGTCCCCACCGTGCCTGGCGTGGCCCACGGTCGTTCCCGGCTTGGATCCGCCGACACCACCCCGTGGGCCGCCCCGCGCCCTGCTCATGGCCCACGCTCGCCCCCGCCCAAGCTGGCGCACGTCGGCGGCCAAGCGCGCGCGGGGCCCCGGCGGGGTCGCTGCGGTCGCCTGCGCCCCGGCTTTGTTCGCGCCCCGCGCCCGCCGGCTACCCTCGATCCGGCCCGGCGCCCGCCCGCACCCCGCAGCTCCCGGGCCGCAGTCCGGGGCCCCCAGCCCACCTTCTGGATGGTTTGCTGCGTGACCTCGCCTTTGCCTCTCGGCCGGGCGGACGCGAAAGCCACCGACATGGTAGCGGGCGCGGGATCAGCCCTAGATCATTGGGGTTTATTCTCCGGCTGCGATAGGCAGCCGGAGGCGCTCATTCTCCGCAGtcgctggggggcggggggcgcggggGGGGAGCCGCGTTGTGGGCTCGTCCGCCACGCCGCTTCCGCTTTGCCCTGAAGCCCGTCGCGCCCCTGTCTCGTGCGGCGCCTCAGCTCAAGGTGGAGCTCCGCAAGGCGCCCCCGGGAGACCGCTCCGCGCCCCGCGCCCGGCCCGCCGCTGCCGCGCCACCCCCCGCGCCCGGCCGCTGGTGGTTCGGCCGGGCCCCGCCCCGTTGCGCGCGCACGTCAGCCCGGCGCCGCCTGACGCCCCGGGACGCCGCCTTACGCCGGTAGCGTAATCGGGGGCGCCGGGGGTGGGCGGGCGCGCGTGGCGCCGGCGCAGCAACGCTGTGAATCGCCGGCTGCGCGGCCGTGAGTGTGCGCTTTTCCCGGGCCCGGCCGCGTCGTCCCACAGGCATGAGCTACGACCGCGCCATCACCGTTTTCTCGCCCGACGGCCACCTTTTCCAAGTGGAGTACGCGCAGGAGGCCGTGAAGAAGGGCTCGACCGCGGTGAGCGAGGAGGCGGGGCGCGGGGGGCGGCAGAGGCCCGGGCGGCTGGGTGGGGCCCGGGTGCGTCTCACCGATCCGCTTCCCCGGGGGCCACGCTGACTGGCGCGCGGTGGTTCGGGGCCCAAGGAGGCATGGTGGCCTGGGGCGCACACGGAAGCTGGGACTGGGGCGCCGCTGCAAGAAAGGAGCGCCGAGGGCGGCGGTCGCGAGGGCCGGCCGGGCGGCTCTCCGGGAGCCGGCTTCCGCGTACGGGCGAGCGGGGCTACTGGTGCCTCGACAAGGGCTCTGCTGGCTGCGGGCTTCGCTTCCCCGTGCCGTGTCCGGAGCCGAGCGCGCGCCTGCCGCCGACGCCATCTTGGCGGGGCCCCCGCGCAGGCCTGGGGGGCCTGGGGCGGTGCGAGGGCGCGGAACTTAGGCAGGGCTCGGCCCTTGCTAGTTTCCGGGCGCTCCTTGAGGGAGCCCGGCAAGGCGGGGGCGGACGGAGTCTGGACAGCTCCCAGGTAGCCGACTCCCCTCTCCCTGTCGTCCCCCGCCCCCAGAAAGTAGTTGTCCTCCAGGCCCAGAGCGATCTCGAGAACAAAGGGCGGCCGGTGTCGCATCGGCCCTGCAGTTCCCGGGCCGCCGGCGCGGCGGGCAGGCTCCCTCCTGGGTACTACTGCTGAGTCCTCGCCCTTTGGACCCTGCCCCCGACTCGGGTCTCGTCGCACCTGAGCTGTCTGTCATTTAGGCCGCTGTTTCAGGTGTGAATACCTGTTGTCTTTAAGATACCTGTGAGTTTATCGGTCAAACTGGATGATgggtttttgtgggtttttttgttttattttgttttttcccatttagtGTTTCAGAGGCCTGAGTAGGCAGAGAAAAAACACACGGTTCTGTgaattttgaagtattttttatttcatgaatCTCGAAATTAAGGCCCCCAAATCCACTTTCTGACCTACCTCAGCTCAGCTTGAAGACTACTGGGAGGAATGTCACCTGACAAGCCTCCACGGTGGGCCAGCCAGGTGTCTGCCTCTGTTTGCCCTGACTGCTGCCTCTGGGCCTGGCCGTTGCAGACAGTTTATGAGAAAGCTCCTTGAAATCTGAAACGCTTCCACCCGGTGCTTCTTTGCACGGGACATGGAGATTTCTAAACATACAACAGGGCTCGGACCTGGCCCCCCACATTGAAGAATTAGCTGGCCCAGGTGCCTGTAGGGCCAAGGCTGAGATACCCTGTCCAAACTGAGAGAAGTTTGCTTTTACAAGTGATTGTCTTGTTTGTGTCTGCTGTGCTTTGAGTGGGTTAACTGGCAGCCAGTGTGGTTCCCCCCCCATgtatttaaaacatctttttttctgcTATAATGTCAGCCATAAGCAGAGCCATGGGCCTCCCAGTAAGAGTTGATATGTTGTTCACCTAATACCATACCAGGCATTTCTCCACCGCTGTGCACATTGGTTTCAAAAGTGCAGAAGGGGGagttccttggcagtccagtagttagggctctgtgctttcactgctgtggcccaggttcagtccctagtcggggaactaggatcccttGAGCCTGATGGTATAAtctaagaagaaggaaaaaaagtgcacaggagagagagggaaggacttGGGTACAGTTTCATAATCACAGCAACACTGCTTTTGGAACACCTGACTTCACTGTTAGGGACTCATGTTCAAGCTTTACAGAGACTCTGATTCACTGGGTTGAAATGACACATGTTCACAAACACATGGATTATATAGCAGTTATTCCTTAGTTGTTTTGTAACTTAAACTACATGTCAGTATTTTAAGGCACAAGGCTAGTTGCCTAGATGGTGATGCCTGGGCTAGCTCTCCCAAAAGTGGATCGAGACCCACAGTTTGCAGGGTGTGCGTGCCCCCACCAAGGATGTTCACAGGACCATGTTGACATCTGCTTTTAGTGCTGTGTCTCTGGTGGCAAAACCTCTGGTCAGTTTCGTAAGTGCCCCATTGATATTTATTGAAGGTCGGTGTTCGAGGAAAAGACATTGTTGTTCTTGGTGTGGAGAAGAAGTCAGTGGCCAAACTGCAGGATGAAAGGACAGTGCGGAAGATCTGTGCTCTGGATGATAATGTCTGCATGGCATTCGCCGGTGAGTCTGGGGCCAGCACCGTGTCCCTGTGTCTTGGAAGAATGGCCGTCTGGAGGCCTACCTAGTGAGAGGGCTATGGGGGGCATGTGATTGGGTAAACCGAAATCATTTAAAGATTTGGCTTTTAAGAAAAGGGCTAGCCTCAGTTTCGGGGGTACGATCCTCCCCAGGAGGCTGAAGCAGAAGGGCTAAATGAATAAACAGTTCCAAAAAGAGGGGCTGTGCTGTCTCCTTATTGCTGCTGTCAGGAGAAAGGTCAGCTGTCCACAGTTAACCGTGTACCTATGAAGGGGGGAGAGCTGGACAGCGCCCTGCTCTCGGGATGTGCAGTGTTCTTGCACTTCTGTGGTTTcactcatttcctccttcagcagGAAGATCCCGGTTCCCCTGGAGATTGACTTGTCAAAGACTTAGTGTGTGTGTAGCCTAGCACCCATAGCTCCTTAACCATGCAGCTTTCTCAGAGGATTTCACAGAGGCTGCTGGTTCCACTGTGGGGCTCTCAGAGTAACCTTGGTGCTGCCTATCAGGACTGGTTTTAGAACCTGCCCAAGGTTatctgctgtccttgcatgtggTCTGCGCCATCCTTGACAGTTGCCCAGGTGAGGCATGGCTTAGGGGGCATTGTCTTTGTGATCCTTGCAGGCCTCACTGCTGATGCAAGAATAGTCATCAACAGGGCCCGGGTGGAATGCCAGAGCCACCGACTGACCGTGGAGGACCCGGTCACCGTGGAGTACATCACCCGTTATATCGCCAGTCTGAAGCAGGTGGGTGTTCCTGCTGTGGCTCAGCTCTGGTGATGAGCTGTGTTCTGGGGCGTCCTGCCACGGGACATCTCTGGGCAAATCGGGAAACTGCACTGGTTCCACAGGCACAGTCCTAACCTTGACTTCCTCATCTGCACTTTGACTATTGTGTATCCTTTTCATTGGCATTGTGGTGTTCTTATTTAGTGGCCTGGAGTAGTCCACATTCACATTTCAAGAGGGACACGATGTAGTTTTTGTCTTGTTCTGAATGACCGGTCACCAGACAGTTGTGAGGGGGCTAAAAGCCACTCCCACTCTTGGTGAAATCTTAGTCACCTGTGAACCTGGTATGTAGCCAGATTGTGTCTGCTGTCAAAGTAACTCCAAGGAACCCCAGCCACGTTCCGTGATGGAGTTCTGATCTAAGAATGAAAATGTAGCACAGGAAGGAGGAATGCTGAAAAACCATGGgctcatttcatttttcacttgaaTTACACGTAACCCGAACGTGGGCTTAATTTATTTTCATCCTTTTGTTATAATCTGTGTTTGGAACATGGCGTGTTTCATTTGCAGTGGGTTTTGGGCAGCCTCTGTGAGGAGGCTGCAGTGTCACTGTGTCTCTTTCTCCGCTAGCGCTACACGCAGAGCAACGGGCGCCGGCCGTTTGGCATCTCTGCCCTCATTGTGGGTTTTGACTTTGATGGCACCCCCCGACTCTATCAGACTGACCCCTCGGGCACATACCATGCCTGGAAGGTGAGTCCCTGGCAAAAAAGGGGCTTGGGGCCGTTTTGCCTTTGGAAGCAGTTTTGGAGGCTGTTGGGACCTTGAGCTGGCTTCATCCTTTAGAGGGATGTAC
Proteins encoded in this window:
- the PSMA7 gene encoding proteasome subunit alpha type-7, with amino-acid sequence MSYDRAITVFSPDGHLFQVEYAQEAVKKGSTAVGVRGKDIVVLGVEKKSVAKLQDERTVRKICALDDNVCMAFAGLTADARIVINRARVECQSHRLTVEDPVTVEYITRYIASLKQRYTQSNGRRPFGISALIVGFDFDGTPRLYQTDPSGTYHAWKANAIGRGAKSVREFLEKNYTDEAIETDDLTIKLVIKALLEVVQSGGKNIELAVMRRDQPLKILNPEEIEKYVAEIEKEKEENEKKKQKKAS